In a single window of the Nymphalis io chromosome 20, ilAglIoxx1.1, whole genome shotgun sequence genome:
- the LOC126776267 gene encoding protein masquerade: protein MAATVAIFSLILITTQPVHSQESFMSSLLSDLLETLDTQVDAKNCPGVCMNAMASFICSNVLEEITCPNPSMKCCVDEPIGNDTITTNKPFTTRYTTTESDSDEEDFTTKPPNDKYKDSGNIACPGVCVESRLSQYCEAYLTSSGLCVSGRSCCVSEDGFGDRRPPDLVVPGEKKYTTKRPITALTTTAAPKQKPGRKCRGECVSGLLYLLCGNVDEDASCPADESCCLSDSTTEVATRRPHTTPRPTTPAPLPRCPGYCIMNLIKGLCERPAVLISNTNCKLSGTTCCDNTRIPPRTTTRPTTTTTTTTTTPAPIDPRPDCPGSCIVSLLSFTCFRNAEMTDVFKCKKAGTQCCAPKSKVLEVIGVNRNDSFPLGTTHTYTPHTHTVAHTLPYTSPLPQYEPNYATTLRTPEKYNKYVCGVKGTSSRAGRVMGGEDGERGEWCWQVALINSLNQYLCGAALVGTQWVLTAAHCVTNIVRSGDAIYVRVGDHDLTRKYGSPGAQTLRVATTYIHHNHNSQTLDNDIALLKLHGKAELKEGVCLVCLPARGVSHAAGKRCTVTGYGYMGETGPIPLRVREAELPIVSDAECIRKVNAVTEKIFILPASSFCAGGEEGNDACQGDGGGPLVCQDDGFYELVGLVSWGFGCGRRDVPGVYVKVSAFIGWINQIISVNNL, encoded by the exons ATCTATTGGAAACGCTTGACACGCAAGTTGATGCCAAGAACTGTCCTGGGGTTTGCATGAATGCCATGGCCTCATTCATCTGCTCCAATGTGCTGGAGGAGATCACGTGCCCCAACCCTTCCATGAAGTGCTGCGTTGATGAGCCAATTg GAAACGACACGATAACAACAAATAAACCATTTACAACGCGCTACACAACAACCGAATCGGATTCTGACGAAGAAGACTTTACGACAAAGCCGCCAAACGACAAATACAAAGACAGTG GTAATATAGCTTGTCCTGGTGTCTGCGTTGAGTCTCGCCTGAGCCAATATTGTGAGGCGTATCTCACATCTAGTGGTCTATGCGTCTCTGGCAGATCGTGCTGTGTTTCTGAAGATGGATTTGGTGACAGAAGGCCTCCAGATCTGGTGGTACCGGGTGAAAAGAAATATACGACAAAACGCCCTATAACTGCG CTAACAACTACTGCCGCTCCAAAACAAAAACCTGGACGGAAATGTAGAGGGGAATGCGTAAGCGGTCTTTTATATCTACTATGTGGAAACGTGGATGAGGACGCCTCATGTCCGGCTGACGAGAGTTGCTGTCTCAGCGACTCCACCACGGAGGTCGCAACGAGACGACCACATACAACGCCAAGGCCGACAACACCA GCTCCACTGCCAAGATGTCCGGGCTATTGTATTATGAACTTAATAAAAGGTCTGTGCGAGCGGCCTGCAGTACTGATTAGTAACACGAATTGTAAACTAAGCGGTACCACCTGTTGTGATAACACAAG AATACCACCACGTACGACAACACGGCCGACAACAACAACTACGACTACCACAACAACACCAGCGCCCATCGATCCGCGGCCTGACTGTCCCGGCTCTTGCATCGTCTCCTTGCTGTCGTTTACGTGCTTCC GTAACGCAGAAATGACTGACGTATTCAAGTGTAAGAAGGCAGGCACACAGTGTTGCGCGCCAAAATCGAAGGTTCTGGAAGTGATTGGCGTCAATCGTAACGATTCCTTCCCATTGGGTACTACTCACACATACACACCGCATACTCACACAGTGGCCCACACGTTACCATACACATCACCTCTAC CTCAATACGAACCTAACTACGCTACAACTCTGAGAACACCAGAGAAATACAACAAATATGTCTGCGGGGTCAAAG GAACGTCATCTCGTGCTGGGCGCGTGATGGGCGGCGAGGACGGGGAGCGCGGCGAGTGGTGCTGGCAAGTGGCGCTCATCAACTCCCTCAACCAGTACCTGTGCGGCGCCGCGCTCGTGGGCACGCAGTGGGTGCTCACCGCAGCGCACTGCGTCACTAA TATTGTTCGCTCCGGCGATGCTATCTACGTGCGAGTTGGTGACCACGACTTGACACGAAAATATGGGTCACCAGGCGCGCAAACGCTGCGTGTGGCCACCACTTACATCCACCACAACCACAACAGTCAGACCCTGGATAACGATATCGCACTGCTCAAGCTTCATGGAAAAGCCGAACTTAAAGAAG GCGTATGTTTGGTGTGTCTGCCGGCGCGCGGTGTGAGCCACGCGGCGGGAAAACGCTGCACGGTGACCGGCTACGGTTACATGGGAGAAA CGGGTCCTATACCACTGCGCGTGCGCGAAGCCGAATTGCCGATCGTCAGCGACGCGGAGTGCATACGCAAAGTAAACGCGGTCACCGAGAAGATATTCATACTGCCAGCGAGCTCATTCTGCGCTGGTGGCGAGGAAGGGAATGACGCGTGCCAG GGTGACGGTGGCGGTCCTTTGGTATGTCAAGATGATGGCTTCTACGAATTAGTCGGTCTTGTGTCTTGGGGCTTCGGTTGTGGACGACGTGACGTTCCCGGTGTATACGTGAAAGTATCCGCTTTTATTGGTTGGATTAACCAAATTATATCTGTCAATAATCTTTAA